One stretch of Streptomyces sp. 135 DNA includes these proteins:
- a CDS encoding amino acid adenylation domain-containing protein: protein MDPDGSGVVSFGGPVANTRMFVLDEFLRPVAPGVAGELYVGGVQLARGYVGRAGLTAERFVADPFGVAGGRLYRTGDVVRWSVGGELVFVGRADEQVKIRGFRIEPGEVRAAVAAHPLVAQAAVVVREDVAGDPRLVAYVVADGGAGDGGAGGGAELAAGVGEFVAGRLPGYMVPSAVVVLDELPLTVNGKLDHRALPAPRHATDGGRGPATLQEELLCGVFAQVLGVEEVGVDHDFFALGGHSLLAVRLISRIRTVLGVEVPLRTLFEAPTVATLAGRLAGSGPARPALTAGERPVRIPLSFAQRRLWFIGQLEGPSATYNVPVCLRLSGGVDRDALGAALRDVIGRHEVLRTVFDIADGEPYQRIVDLEDLAWELSVAEVGPAGLGAAMEEAEKYAFDLSAEAPIRAWLFDAGPDEQVLVVVVHHIAGDGWSMGPLARDVSVAYEARSEGRAPEWEPLPVQYADYALWQRELLGDERDAGSLISSQVAYWREALAEAPVELDLPFDRPRPAVASHLGHSVPLSVPAEVHGRIVEMARAEGVTTFMVLQAALAALLSKLGAGTDIPIGSANAGRTDEALDDLIGFFINTLVVRADLSGDPTFREVLDRVREKSLAAMAHQDVPFEKLVEELAPARSMARHPLFQTVLTLQNTIDAVLELPGVRTSSAAGTAAEKGEDGEAVSGRTAVKFDLDVMVAEAFDADGVPAGLGGSVTVAADLFDAPWAGRIADAWAGLLGLLSQDPSRRLSTLEVLADDERHRVLAGWNDTASDASAELVHELFEARAAAAPDASAIVSDGSGTSYGELDARANRIAHYLIGQGVGAESVVGLCLPRGTDMIAAILGVWKAGAAYLPIDPVQPTDRIAFMLRDSRAALALTTEEILDELPAGRSRLVAIDDTFVEMQLAAASTERPGRGVDGRSLAYVIYTSGSTGQPKGVAVTHGGVANYVASVPGRVGFGGVGARFALLQAQATDLGNTVVFASLASGGELHILDEGAVTDPAAVSAYLAEHRIDHFKAVPSHLAALSAAGGVEGVLPKKSLVLGGEAASPAWLRELLVAAGEREVHNHYGPTETTIGVATTRLTIERVSGHVAPVGSPIANTRFYVLDASLRPVAPGVAGELYVAGAGLARGYVRRAGLTAERFVASPFEPGGRMYRTGDRAKWTADGQVVFLGRADDQVKIRGYRIEPGEVAGVLAGHPLVDQAVAIAREDNPGDRRLVAYVVPTDIDESHDDLPHSVRQFAGQRLPEHMVPSAVVVLDALPLTGNGKLDRKALPAPDYSSALASGGRRAVTLQEEILCLAFAEVLGLAEVGVDDDFFELGGHSLLAVRLVSRIRSVLGVEIEIRELFDAPTVAGLAAGLADAAEARLALTAGERPERLPLSFAQRRLWFVGQLEGPNAAYNVPVVLRLGGDVDREALEAALRDVIGRHEVLRTVFEVADGEPYQRIIDLAALDWDLPLTEVAPEELPGAITAAAGHAFDLAVDIPFRAWLFSAGTDERVLVVTMHHIASDGWSKRPLARDLSAAYAARAEGRAPEWKPLPVQYADYALWQRKLLGEEPDSDGLLTRQVAYWREALAGVPEELQLPTDRVRPTVPSHRGHDIPLTVPAEVHARLAEMARAEGVTMFMVLQAALAMLLSKLGAGTDIPIGSANAGRTDEALDDLVGFFVNTLVLRTDVSGDPTFRDVLGRVREASLSAFAHQDVPFERLVEELAPNRSMARHPLFQVMLQVQNNADAVLDLQGVQAEGVGAGMSVAKFDLDASVAESVTETGAPAGLRGSVVASADLFDAETAGRLVARWAQVLERLAADPELRLSTLDVLDDAERGLLIGEWNDTAAEVAGGLLPGLFEAQVARVPEAVAVVSGGVEVSYGELDRRANRLARYLVAQGVGPESLVGVCLERGVDVVVALLAVLKAGGAYLPIDAGYPAERVGYMLADAGPVVVLASTDTVGTVPSSDAAVVVLDDLDLAGFESGPLGVGVRPEHPAYVIYTSGSTGRPKGVVVEHRSVAALLGWAVAEFGGADFSRVLVSTSFNFDVSVFELFGPLVSGGSVEVVPDLLSLADSEAAIGDVSLVSGVPSAFAQMVASGEIQARPRMVVLAGEALTADAVAGIRTAIPGARVANIYGPTEATVYSTAWFADAQVDGIVPIGRPISNARVYVLDGTLSPVPAGVAGELYIAGAGLARGYLGRPELTGERFVADPFASDGGRLYRTGDVVRWSQDGQVEYLGRVDEQVKVRGFRIELGEVQSVLAGHPLVAQAVVVAREDMPGDKRLVAYVVPVNGVSAGELPYQVHEFVSDRLPSYMVPSAVVVLDALPLNVNGKLDRKALPAPDYSPGTSAGRGPSSLREELLCGVFAQVLGLPEVGVDDDFFALGGHSLLAVRLISRVRTVLGVEVPLRALFETPTVAGLAVSLVSVARPARPDGRRTPGTHPPLLRPTTPLVHLAVGGAELDVQHPVRPADGR, encoded by the coding sequence GTGGATCCGGATGGGTCGGGGGTGGTGTCTTTTGGTGGTCCGGTGGCCAATACGCGGATGTTTGTGCTGGATGAGTTTTTGCGGCCGGTGGCGCCGGGGGTTGCTGGTGAGTTGTATGTGGGTGGGGTGCAGTTGGCGCGTGGATATGTGGGGCGTGCGGGGTTGACGGCTGAGCGGTTTGTTGCTGATCCGTTTGGTGTGGCTGGTGGGCGGTTGTATCGCACGGGTGATGTGGTGCGGTGGTCGGTGGGGGGTGAGCTGGTTTTTGTGGGGCGTGCGGATGAGCAGGTGAAGATCCGTGGGTTCCGTATTGAGCCGGGTGAGGTGCGGGCGGCTGTGGCGGCGCATCCGCTGGTGGCGCAGGCCGCGGTGGTGGTGCGTGAGGATGTCGCGGGGGATCCGCGTCTGGTCGCGTATGTCGTCGCGGATGGCGGTGCCGGGGATGGCGGTGCCGGGGGCGGCGCCGAACTTGCTGCGGGTGTGGGTGAGTTCGTGGCAGGGCGTCTTCCGGGGTACATGGTTCCCTCGGCGGTCGTGGTTCTGGACGAGCTGCCGCTGACCGTGAACGGGAAGCTGGATCATCGGGCGCTTCCCGCACCCCGGCACGCCACAGACGGCGGCCGAGGCCCCGCCACGCTTCAGGAGGAGCTGCTGTGCGGCGTGTTCGCCCAGGTCCTCGGAGTGGAGGAAGTGGGCGTCGACCATGACTTCTTCGCCCTCGGCGGGCACTCCCTGCTCGCCGTCCGCCTGATCAGCCGCATCCGTACGGTCCTCGGGGTCGAGGTCCCCCTGCGGACCCTGTTCGAGGCGCCGACCGTCGCCACCCTGGCCGGCCGCCTCGCAGGCTCCGGGCCTGCGCGCCCCGCGCTGACGGCGGGTGAGCGCCCGGTGCGGATCCCGCTCTCGTTCGCCCAGCGCCGCCTGTGGTTCATCGGCCAGCTGGAGGGCCCGAGCGCCACCTACAACGTCCCTGTCTGCCTGCGCCTGTCGGGCGGTGTCGATCGTGACGCGCTGGGTGCGGCCCTGCGTGACGTGATCGGGCGGCACGAGGTACTGCGTACGGTCTTCGACATCGCGGACGGCGAGCCGTACCAGCGGATCGTTGACCTGGAGGACCTGGCCTGGGAGCTGTCGGTGGCCGAGGTGGGCCCGGCAGGTCTGGGCGCCGCGATGGAAGAGGCCGAGAAGTACGCGTTCGACCTCTCGGCCGAAGCGCCGATCCGCGCCTGGCTGTTCGACGCCGGCCCGGACGAGCAGGTGCTGGTGGTCGTCGTCCACCACATCGCCGGTGACGGCTGGTCCATGGGCCCGCTCGCCCGTGACGTCTCGGTCGCCTACGAGGCGCGCAGCGAGGGCCGGGCCCCCGAGTGGGAGCCGCTGCCGGTCCAGTACGCGGACTACGCCCTGTGGCAGCGTGAGCTGCTCGGCGACGAGCGGGACGCGGGGAGCCTCATCTCCAGCCAGGTCGCCTACTGGCGTGAGGCGTTGGCAGAGGCCCCGGTCGAGCTCGACCTGCCGTTCGACCGACCCCGCCCCGCCGTGGCGTCCCATCTGGGCCACAGCGTTCCGCTGAGCGTCCCCGCCGAGGTGCACGGGCGGATCGTCGAGATGGCGCGGGCGGAAGGCGTCACCACATTCATGGTCCTCCAGGCCGCCCTGGCTGCTCTGCTCTCGAAGTTGGGTGCCGGGACCGACATCCCGATCGGCTCGGCGAACGCGGGCCGTACGGACGAGGCACTGGACGACCTGATCGGCTTCTTCATCAACACCCTGGTCGTCCGCGCGGATCTCTCCGGCGACCCGACCTTCCGCGAGGTCCTGGACCGGGTACGGGAGAAGAGCCTGGCGGCGATGGCCCACCAGGACGTGCCGTTCGAGAAGCTGGTGGAAGAGCTGGCGCCCGCCCGCTCGATGGCCCGGCACCCGCTCTTCCAGACCGTCCTCACCCTGCAGAACACCATCGATGCCGTGCTCGAGCTGCCCGGCGTACGGACGTCCTCGGCGGCCGGGACGGCCGCCGAGAAGGGCGAGGACGGCGAGGCGGTCTCGGGCCGTACGGCGGTCAAGTTCGACCTGGACGTCATGGTCGCCGAGGCCTTCGACGCGGACGGCGTCCCGGCCGGCCTCGGCGGCTCGGTCACCGTCGCCGCCGACCTGTTCGATGCCCCGTGGGCAGGCAGGATCGCCGATGCGTGGGCCGGACTCCTGGGGCTCCTGTCGCAGGACCCGAGCCGCCGCCTGAGCACCCTGGAGGTGCTGGCCGATGACGAGCGCCACCGGGTGCTGGCCGGCTGGAACGACACGGCGTCCGATGCTTCGGCAGAGCTGGTGCACGAGTTGTTCGAGGCGAGGGCGGCTGCGGCGCCCGACGCGTCGGCGATCGTCTCGGACGGCTCCGGGACGTCGTACGGGGAGTTGGATGCGCGGGCGAACCGGATCGCGCATTACCTGATCGGCCAGGGGGTGGGTGCGGAGTCGGTGGTGGGTCTGTGCCTGCCGCGTGGCACCGACATGATCGCGGCGATCTTGGGTGTGTGGAAGGCGGGCGCGGCTTATCTGCCGATCGATCCTGTGCAGCCGACGGACCGGATCGCGTTCATGCTGCGTGACAGTCGTGCGGCGTTGGCGCTGACGACGGAGGAGATCCTGGACGAGCTGCCGGCGGGCCGTTCGCGTCTGGTGGCGATCGATGACACGTTTGTGGAGATGCAGCTTGCGGCGGCTTCAACGGAGCGTCCTGGCAGGGGTGTTGACGGGCGGTCGCTCGCGTATGTGATCTATACGTCGGGTTCGACCGGTCAGCCCAAGGGTGTGGCTGTGACGCACGGCGGAGTCGCGAACTATGTGGCCTCTGTTCCCGGGCGGGTCGGTTTCGGTGGCGTGGGTGCGCGGTTCGCGCTGCTCCAGGCGCAGGCGACGGACCTGGGCAACACGGTGGTCTTCGCGAGCCTCGCGTCCGGCGGTGAGCTGCACATCCTGGACGAGGGTGCGGTCACGGACCCTGCCGCGGTGTCCGCGTACCTGGCCGAGCACCGGATCGACCACTTCAAGGCTGTCCCTTCCCACCTTGCCGCGCTGTCCGCGGCCGGTGGCGTGGAAGGCGTGCTGCCGAAGAAATCCCTGGTCCTGGGTGGTGAGGCCGCCTCCCCGGCCTGGTTGCGGGAGCTGCTCGTCGCTGCCGGTGAGCGCGAGGTGCACAACCATTACGGGCCGACCGAGACCACGATCGGTGTCGCCACCACACGGCTCACCATCGAGCGTGTTTCCGGGCACGTCGCCCCAGTGGGGTCCCCGATAGCCAACACCCGCTTCTACGTCCTGGACGCCTCTCTGCGGCCGGTGGCGCCCGGTGTCGCCGGGGAACTGTACGTCGCGGGTGCGGGGCTGGCGCGCGGATATGTGCGCCGGGCCGGCCTGACGGCCGAGCGGTTCGTGGCCAGCCCCTTCGAGCCGGGCGGGCGGATGTACCGGACCGGTGACCGGGCCAAGTGGACGGCGGACGGCCAGGTGGTGTTCCTGGGCCGTGCCGACGACCAAGTGAAGATCCGTGGTTACCGCATCGAGCCCGGCGAAGTGGCGGGCGTACTGGCGGGGCACCCGCTGGTCGACCAGGCGGTCGCGATCGCCCGTGAAGACAACCCTGGCGACCGGCGGCTCGTCGCCTACGTCGTTCCGACGGACATCGACGAGTCACACGATGACCTCCCGCATTCCGTCCGCCAGTTCGCGGGGCAGCGGCTGCCGGAGCACATGGTGCCGTCGGCGGTCGTCGTCCTGGACGCGCTGCCGCTGACCGGCAACGGCAAGCTGGACCGCAAGGCCCTGCCCGCGCCGGACTACTCGTCGGCACTGGCCTCCGGCGGGCGCCGGGCGGTCACGTTGCAGGAGGAGATCCTGTGTCTGGCCTTCGCCGAGGTCCTCGGTCTTGCCGAGGTCGGCGTCGATGACGACTTCTTCGAGCTGGGCGGTCACTCGCTCCTGGCGGTGCGCCTGGTCAGCCGGATCCGCTCCGTCCTCGGCGTCGAGATCGAGATCCGTGAACTGTTCGACGCCCCGACGGTGGCAGGGCTCGCCGCCGGACTGGCCGACGCCGCGGAGGCGCGGCTCGCCCTGACGGCCGGTGAACGCCCGGAGCGCCTCCCGCTGTCGTTCGCCCAGCGTCGCCTGTGGTTCGTCGGCCAGCTGGAGGGGCCGAACGCGGCCTACAACGTCCCGGTGGTCCTACGCCTCGGCGGCGACGTGGACCGGGAGGCGCTGGAAGCGGCCCTGCGGGACGTGATCGGGCGGCACGAGGTGCTGAGAACCGTCTTCGAGGTCGCTGACGGAGAGCCGTACCAGCGGATCATCGACCTAGCCGCGCTCGATTGGGACCTGCCTCTGACCGAGGTGGCGCCCGAGGAGCTGCCGGGGGCGATCACCGCGGCGGCCGGTCACGCCTTCGACCTCGCGGTCGACATCCCCTTCCGCGCCTGGCTCTTCAGCGCCGGGACCGACGAGCGGGTGCTCGTCGTGACAATGCACCACATCGCGAGTGACGGCTGGTCGAAGCGCCCGCTCGCGCGTGACCTGTCGGCCGCGTACGCGGCGCGGGCCGAGGGCCGGGCTCCCGAGTGGAAGCCGCTGCCGGTCCAGTACGCGGACTACGCGCTGTGGCAGCGGAAGCTGCTCGGCGAGGAGCCCGATTCGGACGGCCTGCTCACCCGCCAGGTCGCCTACTGGCGGGAGGCGCTGGCAGGCGTCCCCGAGGAGCTTCAGCTGCCGACGGACCGGGTGCGTCCGACGGTGCCCTCGCACCGGGGGCACGACATCCCACTGACCGTGCCGGCGGAGGTGCACGCCCGCCTCGCGGAAATGGCGCGGGCCGAGGGAGTGACCATGTTCATGGTCCTTCAGGCCGCGCTGGCGATGCTGCTCTCGAAGCTGGGTGCGGGGACCGACATCCCGATCGGTTCGGCGAACGCGGGCCGTACTGACGAGGCGCTGGACGACCTGGTCGGCTTCTTCGTCAACACCCTCGTCCTGCGGACCGACGTGAGCGGTGACCCGACCTTCCGTGACGTCCTCGGCCGCGTAAGGGAAGCGAGCCTGTCGGCCTTCGCGCACCAGGACGTGCCCTTCGAGCGGCTCGTCGAAGAACTGGCCCCGAACCGCTCCATGGCCCGGCACCCCCTGTTCCAGGTGATGCTCCAGGTGCAGAACAACGCCGACGCGGTCCTCGACCTGCAAGGCGTCCAGGCTGAGGGCGTCGGTGCCGGCATGTCGGTGGCGAAGTTCGACCTGGACGCGTCGGTGGCGGAGAGCGTCACCGAGACGGGCGCCCCGGCGGGCCTGCGCGGTTCGGTCGTAGCCTCGGCCGACCTGTTCGACGCGGAGACCGCCGGACGCCTCGTGGCCCGCTGGGCGCAGGTCCTGGAGCGCCTCGCGGCAGATCCGGAGCTGCGGCTGAGCACGTTGGACGTGCTGGACGATGCCGAGCGCGGACTGCTGATCGGCGAGTGGAACGACACTGCTGCCGAGGTGGCGGGTGGATTGCTTCCGGGGCTGTTCGAGGCGCAGGTGGCGCGGGTGCCTGAGGCGGTGGCTGTTGTCTCGGGTGGTGTGGAGGTTTCGTACGGGGAGCTGGACCGCCGCGCGAATCGGCTGGCTCGTTACCTGGTTGCTCAGGGTGTGGGCCCGGAGTCGTTGGTGGGTGTGTGTTTGGAGCGTGGTGTCGATGTGGTGGTGGCGCTGCTGGCGGTGCTGAAAGCCGGGGGCGCGTATCTGCCGATCGATGCGGGGTATCCGGCTGAGCGGGTCGGTTACATGCTTGCGGATGCCGGGCCGGTGGTGGTTTTGGCGTCGACGGACACGGTTGGGACGGTGCCGTCGTCGGATGCGGCGGTCGTGGTCCTGGATGACCTGGATCTGGCCGGTTTTGAGAGCGGTCCGTTGGGTGTGGGGGTTCGGCCGGAGCATCCGGCGTATGTGATTTATACGTCGGGTTCGACGGGGCGTCCGAAGGGTGTGGTGGTCGAGCACCGGTCGGTGGCTGCGCTGCTGGGCTGGGCTGTGGCGGAGTTCGGCGGTGCGGACTTCTCCCGTGTGCTGGTCTCCACCTCTTTCAACTTCGATGTGTCGGTCTTCGAGTTGTTCGGCCCGTTGGTGTCGGGCGGCAGTGTCGAGGTGGTGCCGGATCTGCTGTCTCTGGCTGACTCTGAGGCAGCGATCGGTGATGTGAGTCTGGTGAGTGGTGTGCCGTCGGCGTTCGCGCAGATGGTGGCTTCGGGTGAGATTCAGGCTCGTCCCCGGATGGTGGTCCTGGCCGGTGAGGCTCTGACGGCGGATGCGGTGGCTGGTATTCGTACGGCGATTCCGGGTGCGCGGGTCGCGAACATTTACGGTCCGACCGAGGCCACGGTGTATTCCACGGCCTGGTTCGCGGACGCGCAGGTAGACGGAATCGTCCCGATCGGCCGCCCTATTTCCAACGCCCGCGTTTATGTCCTGGACGGGACTCTTTCTCCGGTGCCGGCGGGTGTTGCTGGTGAGTTGTATATCGCGGGTGCTGGTCTGGCCCGTGGTTATCTGGGTCGTCCGGAGCTGACGGGTGAGCGTTTCGTCGCCGACCCGTTTGCGTCAGACGGCGGCCGTTTGTATCGCACGGGTGATGTGGTGCGCTGGTCGCAGGACGGTCAGGTCGAATACCTGGGCCGTGTGGACGAGCAGGTGAAGGTCCGTGGTTTCCGGATCGAGCTGGGCGAGGTCCAGTCGGTGCTGGCCGGGCATCCCCTGGTGGCCCAGGCCGTCGTGGTCGCCCGTGAGGACATGCCGGGGGACAAGCGCCTGGTTGCCTACGTCGTCCCGGTCAACGGTGTGTCGGCTGGTGAACTGCCGTACCAGGTGCACGAGTTCGTGAGTGATCGGCTGCCGTCGTACATGGTCCCGTCGGCGGTCGTGGTCCTGGACGCGCTGCCGCTGAACGTGAACGGCAAGCTGGACCGCAAGGCCCTGCCCGCCCCCGACTACTCGCCGGGCACCTCAGCCGGTCGCGGGCCGTCGAGCCTGCGGGAAGAGCTGCTGTGCGGGGTCTTCGCACAGGTGCTGGGTCTTCCCGAGGTGGGGGTGGATGACGACTTCTTCGCGCTGGGCGGTCACTCCCTGCTCGCGGTGCGTTTGATCAGCCGGGTCCGTACCGTCCTGGGTGTCGAGGTCCCGCTGCGGGCCCTGTTCGAAACTCCCACGGTCGCCGGTCTCGCGGTAAGCCTGGTAAGCGTAGCCAGGCCAGCTCGCCCTGACGGCCGGCGAACGCCCGGAACGCATCCCCCTCTCCTTCGCCCAACAACGCCTCTGGTTCATCTCGCAGTTGGAGGGGCCGAGCTCGACGTACAACATCCCGTTCGCCCTGCGGATGGCAGGTGA
- a CDS encoding amino acid adenylation domain-containing protein — MEGPSSTYNIPFALRMAGDADRDVLDTAFRDVIGRHEVLRTVFPTAEDGEPYQRVIELAHIDWKVQGVEVAPARLDAAVAEAEAYAFDLSAEAPIRATLFEAGPDERVLVVVLHHIACDGWSTAPLARDLSTAYAARSKGRAPEWEPLPVQYADYALWQRELLGDETDPDSVIARQTAYWRDALADSPEELVLPADRSRPAVASHVGHRVPMEIPAAVHARLVEMARTEGVTPFMALQAALAMLLSRLGAGTDIPIGSANAGRTDEALDDLVGFFINTLVVRTDLSGDPTFREVLGRVRETSLAALAHQEVPFERLVEELAPSRSMARHPLFQVQLDLQNNADAVLDLPGAEGAGTSSDSAVAKFDVEVRLTETYDEQGAPAGVRGQVVAAADLFDRETVIGLRERFVRVLGLLVADPQIRLSSLSVLGEVERCRVLEEWNDTAVDLGTALVPGLFAAQVVRSPEVVAVAWDGSGITYGELDARANRLARYLAGQGVGVESLVGLCLPRGIEAVVAVLAVWKAGAAYVPIDPGYPAERIGFMLADSGVALTLTTEEVLDDLPAGRNRFVALDSTLVEMQLAAASAEAPEVAVAAEGLAYVIYTSGSTGRPKGVGVTHGGLANYVMWAADTYRMSGGGGAPLHSSLAFDLTVTSVLVPLVSGSAVVVSEAGGAEGLADLLREPGGFGLVKAVPAHLPLLTEMLDDAQIASSARTWVVGGEALPGGVVRDWLSRAPGSVVVNEYGPTETVVGCCVFEISAGQVVGESVPIGRPIANTRLYVLDEFLQPVAPGVAGELYVAGVQLARGYVRRPGLTAERFAANPFEPGGRMYRTGDVARWTTDGLLEYLGRADEQVKVRGYRIEPGEVQAVVAAHPQVAQVAVVAREDVPGDTRLVAYIVPTDLDDTDEGLPRAVRESAAQRLPEYMVPSAVVVLEALPLTANGKLDRKALPAPEYAEAASFGRGPESHEEEVLCEAFAQVLGVPEVGVHDDFFALGGHSLLAVRLVNRIRTVLGAELEIAALFDAPTVAGLAGQLGNVKSTRPALRPMRNQEES; from the coding sequence TTGGAGGGGCCGAGCTCGACGTACAACATCCCGTTCGCCCTGCGGATGGCAGGTGACGCCGACCGGGACGTGCTCGATACCGCCTTCCGCGACGTGATCGGGCGGCACGAGGTCCTGCGCACCGTCTTCCCGACGGCCGAGGACGGCGAGCCGTATCAGCGCGTCATCGAACTCGCGCACATCGACTGGAAGGTGCAAGGCGTCGAGGTGGCGCCCGCAAGGCTCGACGCCGCCGTGGCGGAGGCGGAGGCGTACGCCTTCGACCTCTCGGCCGAGGCGCCCATCAGGGCCACGCTGTTCGAGGCAGGGCCCGACGAGCGGGTGCTGGTCGTGGTGCTCCACCACATCGCATGCGACGGCTGGTCGACGGCCCCACTGGCACGGGACCTGTCCACGGCCTACGCGGCACGAAGCAAGGGCCGGGCTCCCGAGTGGGAGCCGCTGCCGGTCCAGTACGCCGACTACGCGCTCTGGCAGCGTGAGCTGCTCGGCGACGAGACCGACCCCGACAGCGTGATCGCACGCCAAACGGCGTACTGGCGAGATGCGCTGGCGGACTCTCCGGAGGAGTTGGTACTGCCCGCCGACCGGTCACGTCCGGCCGTCGCGTCCCACGTGGGGCACCGCGTCCCGATGGAGATTCCGGCTGCGGTGCACGCACGGCTCGTGGAGATGGCCCGCACAGAGGGCGTGACCCCCTTCATGGCTCTGCAGGCCGCACTGGCGATGCTGCTGTCGCGGCTGGGTGCGGGGACCGACATCCCGATCGGTTCGGCGAACGCGGGCCGTACGGACGAGGCACTGGACGACCTGGTCGGCTTCTTCATCAACACGCTGGTCGTACGCACCGACCTGTCCGGCGACCCGACCTTCCGCGAGGTCTTGGGCCGGGTGCGAGAGACGAGTCTGGCGGCCTTGGCCCATCAGGAGGTGCCGTTCGAGCGGCTGGTGGAGGAGTTGGCGCCTTCGCGGTCGATGGCCCGGCACCCGTTGTTCCAGGTCCAGTTGGACCTCCAGAACAACGCAGACGCGGTCCTCGACCTCCCCGGCGCAGAAGGCGCCGGCACCTCTTCGGACAGCGCTGTGGCGAAGTTCGATGTCGAGGTCCGGCTCACCGAGACCTACGACGAGCAGGGCGCGCCGGCCGGCGTCCGCGGACAGGTGGTCGCGGCGGCGGACCTGTTCGACCGGGAGACGGTCATCGGACTGCGCGAGCGCTTCGTCCGAGTTCTGGGTCTACTGGTCGCCGACCCGCAGATCCGGTTGAGCTCGCTCTCCGTGCTGGGGGAGGTGGAGCGCTGTCGGGTGCTGGAGGAGTGGAACGACACGGCTGTGGACTTGGGCACTGCGCTGGTGCCGGGTCTGTTCGCTGCGCAGGTGGTGCGGTCTCCGGAGGTGGTGGCGGTCGCCTGGGACGGTTCCGGGATCACGTATGGGGAGTTGGATGCGCGGGCGAATCGGTTGGCCCGCTATCTGGCTGGTCAGGGTGTCGGTGTCGAGTCGTTGGTGGGGTTGTGTCTGCCGCGTGGGATCGAGGCGGTGGTGGCGGTCCTGGCGGTGTGGAAGGCGGGGGCGGCTTATGTGCCGATCGATCCGGGGTATCCGGCTGAGCGGATCGGTTTCATGCTGGCCGACAGTGGCGTGGCTTTGACGTTGACGACCGAGGAGGTTCTGGACGATCTTCCGGCCGGGCGGAACCGGTTCGTGGCGTTGGACAGCACGCTGGTGGAGATGCAGCTGGCGGCGGCTTCTGCCGAGGCGCCCGAGGTGGCGGTTGCGGCTGAGGGGCTCGCGTATGTCATCTACACCTCGGGTTCGACCGGCCGGCCGAAGGGGGTGGGCGTCACCCATGGTGGTCTGGCGAACTATGTGATGTGGGCCGCGGACACGTATCGCATGAGTGGTGGCGGTGGTGCTCCGTTGCATTCGTCCCTTGCGTTCGATCTGACGGTGACGAGTGTTCTGGTGCCGCTGGTGTCCGGGTCCGCGGTGGTAGTGAGTGAGGCCGGTGGCGCTGAGGGACTGGCGGATCTGCTTCGCGAGCCTGGTGGTTTCGGCCTGGTCAAGGCCGTTCCCGCCCATCTGCCCCTCCTGACGGAGATGCTGGATGACGCTCAGATCGCCTCTTCGGCTCGTACGTGGGTGGTCGGTGGTGAAGCCCTGCCGGGCGGTGTGGTTCGGGACTGGCTGTCACGGGCTCCGGGGTCGGTGGTCGTGAATGAGTACGGGCCGACCGAGACGGTGGTCGGGTGCTGTGTCTTTGAGATCTCGGCCGGTCAGGTGGTGGGGGAGTCGGTGCCCATCGGGCGGCCGATCGCCAACACGCGTCTGTATGTGCTGGATGAGTTCCTGCAGCCGGTCGCTCCGGGTGTTGCGGGTGAGTTGTATGTCGCGGGTGTTCAGCTGGCGCGTGGTTATGTGAGGCGTCCGGGTCTGACGGCCGAGCGTTTCGCGGCGAACCCGTTCGAGCCGGGCGGGCGGATGTATCGCACGGGGGATGTGGCCCGCTGGACCACCGACGGGCTTCTCGAATACCTGGGCCGTGCGGATGAGCAGGTCAAGGTCCGTGGCTACCGGATCGAGCCGGGTGAGGTCCAAGCCGTCGTGGCGGCGCACCCGCAGGTCGCCCAGGTGGCCGTGGTGGCCCGTGAGGACGTCCCGGGGGACACCCGCCTCGTCGCCTACATCGTCCCCACCGACCTCGACGACACCGACGAAGGACTACCGCGCGCGGTGCGGGAATCGGCGGCACAGCGGCTGCCGGAGTACATGGTTCCGTCGGCGGTGGTGGTGCTTGAAGCCCTGCCGCTGACCGCCAACGGGAAGCTCGACCGCAAGGCCCTGCCGGCCCCGGAATACGCCGAGGCGGCAAGTTTCGGGCGGGGCCCCGAGAGCCACGAGGAAGAGGTCCTGTGTGAGGCCTTCGCCCAGGTCCTTGGCGTTCCGGAGGTGGGGGTCCACGACGACTTCTTCGCTCTCGGAGGCCACTCACTGCTCGCGGTCCGCCTGGTCAACCGCATCAGGACGGTGCTCGGCGCCGAGTTGGAGATCGCGGCGCTGTTCGACGCGCCGACGGTGGCGGGCCTCGCCGGGCAGCTCGGGAACGTGAAGTC